One uncultured Alphaproteobacteria bacterium genomic region harbors:
- the ksgA gene encoding S-adenosylmethionine-6-N',N'-adenosyl (rRNA) dimethyltransferase (Evidence 2a : Function of homologous gene experimentally demonstrated in an other organism; PubMedId : 12876362, 15136037, 2670894, 3031429, 3122846, 3905517, 9748462; Product type e : enzyme): MTDGLPPLREVIAAFDLRAKKNLGQNFLCDLNLTARIARAAGPLDAGTVVEVGPGPGGLTRALLSEGATALVAIERDDRCLPALAQIEAAYPGRLRVVAADALEIDYEALGPAPRRIAANLPYNIGTVLLTGWLERPELFASITLMLQKEVVDRIVAAPGTKDYGRLSVLCQWLCVCAPLFEVNPAAFTPPPKVTSAVVRLEPRAEPLAPAPRAMLERITAAAFGQRRKMLRASLKPLGGAALCEAAGIDPELRAEAIPVQGFCALARAALERA; encoded by the coding sequence ATGACCGACGGACTGCCGCCGCTGCGCGAGGTGATCGCCGCGTTCGACCTGCGCGCGAAGAAGAACCTCGGCCAGAACTTCCTCTGCGACCTCAACCTCACCGCCCGCATCGCCCGCGCCGCCGGGCCGCTTGACGCGGGCACGGTGGTCGAGGTCGGCCCCGGCCCCGGCGGCCTCACCCGCGCCCTGCTGTCGGAAGGCGCCACGGCGCTGGTGGCGATCGAGCGCGACGACCGCTGCCTGCCCGCGCTGGCGCAAATCGAAGCCGCCTATCCCGGCAGGCTCCGGGTGGTCGCCGCCGACGCCCTCGAGATCGACTACGAAGCCCTCGGCCCGGCGCCGCGGCGGATCGCCGCCAACCTCCCCTACAACATCGGCACGGTGCTGCTCACCGGCTGGCTCGAACGCCCCGAGCTTTTCGCCAGCATTACCCTGATGCTGCAGAAGGAGGTGGTCGACCGCATCGTCGCCGCCCCCGGCACCAAGGATTACGGCCGCCTCTCGGTGCTGTGCCAATGGCTGTGCGTGTGCGCGCCGCTGTTCGAGGTCAACCCCGCCGCCTTCACGCCGCCGCCCAAGGTGACCTCGGCGGTGGTGCGCCTCGAACCCCGCGCCGAACCGCTCGCCCCCGCCCCCCGCGCGATGTTGGAACGGATCACCGCCGCCGCCTTCGGCCAGCGCCGCAAGATGCTCCGCGCCAGCCTCAAACCCCTCGGCGGCGCGGCGCTGTGCGAGGCCGCGGGGATCGACCCCGAACTCCGCGCCGAGGCGATCCCGGTGCAAGGTTTCTGCGCCCTGGCGCGCGCGGCGTTGGAACGTGCGTAA
- a CDS encoding Predicted periplasmic solute-binding protein has translation MATLRRTGVVLVALLALAAAAAAVVYVKGREAFYAPGPSTSETVVVIPKGAGTGRIAELLADAGVIADPLAFRVAARLTEARLKAGEFAFPAGASAAEAMAVVASGKVVQHFLTIPEGWTVKQALAAVAAAPALDGEAPAALPEGALLPETYAYVRGETRARLVARMRAAMESALAAAWAGRAEGLPFKTPEEALTLASIVERETGVAEERPRVAAVFVNRLRFGMKLQSDPTVIYGLSDGAGVLDRSLTRKDLEADHPYNTYEIDGLPPGPIALPGLAAIRATLDPADTRDLYFVADGSGGHVFARSLDEHNRNVAKWRALERAQKSR, from the coding sequence ATGGCGACGTTGCGCCGCACCGGCGTGGTCCTCGTCGCCCTGCTTGCGCTTGCCGCGGCCGCCGCCGCGGTGGTCTACGTCAAGGGCCGGGAGGCGTTCTACGCCCCCGGCCCTTCGACGTCCGAGACCGTGGTGGTGATCCCGAAGGGCGCGGGCACCGGGCGGATCGCCGAATTGCTGGCGGATGCCGGGGTGATCGCCGATCCGCTGGCGTTCCGCGTCGCGGCGCGGCTCACCGAGGCGCGCCTCAAGGCGGGCGAGTTCGCGTTTCCCGCCGGGGCGTCGGCGGCGGAGGCGATGGCGGTCGTCGCTTCCGGCAAGGTGGTGCAGCATTTCCTCACGATTCCCGAAGGGTGGACGGTGAAGCAGGCGCTCGCCGCGGTCGCCGCCGCCCCGGCGCTCGACGGCGAGGCTCCGGCGGCGCTGCCCGAGGGCGCGCTGCTGCCCGAAACCTATGCCTACGTGCGCGGCGAGACCCGCGCCCGCCTGGTCGCGCGGATGCGGGCGGCGATGGAGTCGGCGCTCGCCGCGGCATGGGCCGGGCGCGCCGAGGGTCTGCCGTTCAAGACCCCGGAGGAGGCGCTCACCCTCGCCTCGATCGTCGAGCGCGAAACCGGCGTGGCCGAGGAGCGCCCGCGGGTCGCCGCGGTGTTCGTCAACCGCCTGCGCTTCGGCATGAAGCTGCAGTCGGACCCGACGGTGATCTACGGTCTGTCCGACGGCGCGGGCGTGCTCGACCGCAGCCTCACCCGCAAGGACCTGGAGGCCGACCACCCCTACAACACCTACGAGATCGACGGGCTGCCGCCGGGGCCGATCGCGCTCCCCGGTCTCGCCGCGATCCGCGCGACCCTCGACCCCGCCGACACCCGCGACCTCTACTTCGTCGCCGACGGCTCGGGCGGCCACGTCTTCGCCCGCAGCCTCGACGAGCACAACCGCAACGTCGCGAAGTGGCGCGCCCTCGAACGCGCGCAGAAATCCCGCTGA
- the pdxA gene encoding 4-hydroxy-L-threonine phosphate dehydrogenase, NAD-dependent (Evidence 2a : Function of homologous gene experimentally demonstrated in an other organism; Product type e : enzyme): protein MSAPLALSFGEPAGIGPDLILAAWSLKDSVAVPPFVAIADPAVLHARAKALGVAIPLVEVSEFSAETFAAALPVLAVRCAAPGVCGAPDPANAAAVTEAIATGVRLCREGRAAALVTAPIHKAALAAGGFRHPGHTEFLGELAGPGHTPIMMLAGGGLRVVPLTVHCALSEVPTRLRSAPLADVARAVLRALAADFGVARPRLAVAGLNPHAGEDGLMGREEAEILAPVLDALRAEGHRVLGPLPADTMFHAEARATYDAALCMYHDQALIPLKTLDFHGGVNVTLNLPFVRTSPDHGTALTLAGTGKARPDSLIAALRMAADIAEARAR from the coding sequence ATGAGCGCGCCGCTCGCGCTCAGCTTCGGCGAACCGGCGGGAATCGGCCCCGATCTCATCCTCGCGGCCTGGAGCCTCAAGGACAGCGTCGCGGTGCCGCCGTTCGTCGCGATCGCCGATCCGGCGGTGCTGCATGCGCGCGCCAAGGCCCTCGGCGTCGCGATCCCGCTCGTGGAAGTTTCCGAATTTTCCGCCGAGACCTTCGCCGCGGCGCTGCCGGTGTTGGCGGTGCGCTGCGCCGCGCCCGGGGTCTGCGGCGCGCCCGACCCCGCCAACGCCGCCGCGGTGACGGAGGCGATCGCCACCGGCGTGCGCCTCTGCCGCGAAGGCCGGGCGGCGGCGCTCGTCACCGCGCCGATCCACAAGGCGGCGCTCGCCGCGGGCGGCTTCCGCCACCCCGGCCACACCGAATTCCTCGGCGAACTCGCCGGCCCCGGCCACACCCCGATCATGATGCTGGCGGGCGGCGGCCTGCGCGTCGTGCCGCTCACCGTCCACTGCGCGCTGTCCGAGGTGCCGACGCGGCTCCGGTCCGCGCCGCTCGCCGACGTGGCGCGGGCGGTGCTCCGGGCGCTGGCGGCCGATTTCGGCGTCGCGCGGCCGCGCCTCGCGGTCGCCGGGCTCAACCCGCACGCGGGGGAAGACGGCCTGATGGGCCGCGAGGAGGCCGAGATCCTCGCGCCCGTCCTCGACGCGCTGCGCGCCGAGGGCCACCGCGTGCTCGGCCCGCTGCCCGCCGACACGATGTTCCACGCCGAGGCGCGCGCGACCTACGACGCCGCCCTCTGCATGTATCACGATCAGGCGCTGATCCCGCTCAAGACCCTGGACTTCCACGGCGGCGTCAACGTCACCCTCAACCTGCCGTTCGTGCGCACCTCGCCGGACCACGGCACCGCGCTGACCCTCGCCGGAACCGGCAAGGCGCGGCCGGACAGCCTGATCGCGGCGCTGCGCATGGCCGCCGACATCGCCGAGGCCCGCGCCCGATGA
- the gmk gene encoding guanylate kinase (Evidence 2a : Function of homologous gene experimentally demonstrated in an other organism; PubMedId : 8390989; Product type e : enzyme) — MSSISPTAAVPPASLVSRRGLLLVLSSPSGAGKTTIARNLLAADPLISASISVTTRAQRPAEVEGRDYHFIAKSEFEKMVATGDLLEHAFVFGNHYGTPRKPVEDWLAQGRDVLFDIDWQGAQQLAERMRDDLVRIFVLPPSIAELERRLRGRAQDTDDVVRGRMAKAADEMSHWIEYDYIVINRDADASTRQVLTILHAERQRRARLTGMSDFIGALRAQMPETQG; from the coding sequence ATGTCCTCGATCTCCCCCACCGCGGCGGTGCCGCCCGCCTCGCTGGTCAGCCGACGCGGCCTGCTGCTGGTGCTCTCCTCGCCCTCGGGCGCGGGCAAGACCACCATCGCCCGCAACCTGCTGGCCGCCGATCCGCTGATCTCGGCGTCGATCTCGGTGACCACCCGGGCGCAGCGCCCGGCCGAGGTCGAGGGGCGCGACTACCATTTCATCGCCAAGTCGGAATTCGAGAAAATGGTCGCGACGGGCGACCTGCTCGAACACGCGTTCGTCTTCGGCAACCACTACGGCACGCCGCGCAAGCCGGTCGAGGATTGGCTCGCGCAGGGGCGCGACGTGCTCTTCGACATCGACTGGCAGGGGGCGCAGCAGCTCGCCGAGCGGATGCGCGACGATCTGGTGCGGATCTTCGTGCTGCCGCCCTCGATCGCCGAACTCGAACGCCGCCTGCGCGGCCGCGCCCAGGATACCGACGACGTGGTGCGCGGGCGGATGGCCAAGGCCGCCGACGAGATGAGCCACTGGATCGAGTACGACTACATCGTCATCAACCGCGACGCCGACGCCTCCACCCGCCAGGTTCTCACCATCCTCCATGCCGAACGCCAGCGCCGCGCCCGCCTCACCGGCATGTCCGACTTCATCGGCGCCCTGCGCGCGCAGATGCCGGAAACGCAGGGCTGA
- a CDS encoding conserved hypothetical protein (Evidence 4 : Homologs of previously reported genes of unknown function) yields the protein MPILSPVETRAPDFVPSPITDAEAAALFRAAVNLFQKWGVGDEHASVLLDLSLRTYRRWKTEGPGRLGRDGKARLSNLIGIHKALRYAFRDPQQAYAWPRKPNAAFGGRSALEVMLGGELTDLMRVRRLLDAERGGW from the coding sequence ATGCCCATCCTCTCCCCCGTGGAGACCCGCGCCCCCGACTTCGTGCCGAGCCCGATCACCGACGCCGAGGCCGCGGCGCTGTTCCGGGCCGCGGTCAACCTGTTCCAGAAATGGGGTGTGGGAGACGAACACGCGAGCGTTCTGCTCGATTTATCGCTGCGCACCTATCGCCGCTGGAAGACCGAAGGCCCGGGCCGCCTCGGCCGCGACGGCAAGGCGCGGCTGTCGAACCTGATCGGCATCCACAAGGCGCTGCGCTACGCCTTCCGCGATCCGCAGCAGGCCTACGCGTGGCCGCGCAAGCCGAACGCGGCGTTCGGCGGCCGCAGCGCGCTCGAGGTGATGCTCGGCGGCGAACTGACCGACCTGATGCGGGTGCGCCGCCTCCTCGACGCGGAGCGCGGCGGGTGGTAG
- a CDS encoding RES domain-containing protein, which yields MAAGGADHPQHPPVALAVARVSWRRAVRIIRSIHPPIDLFEDIADPADWPLLISAEQKTNPRLMDGIGNLDLVPPARRAGGPGAGYLMAPFTHVSPDRPSRFSDGRAGVLYAARTFTTALAETMHHHARFMAATAEPPGWSSQFREIVLDVAADLHDLRPFPQAEELAPESYAAGQALAHALRSAGSDGLVYPSVRAEGAECAALFYPDLARDAVQGRHLDYHWNGARVDYYRDLSDGRVFRVL from the coding sequence GTGGCGGCGGGCGGTGCGGATCATCCGCAGCATCCACCCGTGGCGCTGGCGGTGGCGCGGGTGTCGTGGCGGCGGGCGGTGCGGATCATCCGCAGCATCCACCCGCCGATCGACCTGTTCGAGGACATCGCCGACCCCGCCGACTGGCCGCTTCTGATCTCCGCCGAGCAGAAGACCAACCCGCGCCTGATGGACGGCATCGGCAACCTCGATCTGGTGCCGCCCGCGCGCCGCGCCGGCGGCCCCGGCGCGGGGTATCTGATGGCGCCGTTCACCCACGTCTCGCCCGACCGGCCGAGCCGGTTCTCCGACGGCCGCGCCGGCGTGCTCTACGCCGCACGCACCTTCACCACCGCGCTCGCCGAAACCATGCACCATCACGCCCGGTTCATGGCCGCGACCGCCGAACCGCCGGGCTGGAGCTCGCAGTTCCGCGAGATCGTGCTCGACGTCGCCGCCGATCTCCACGACCTGCGCCCGTTCCCGCAGGCCGAGGAACTCGCGCCGGAGAGCTACGCCGCCGGGCAGGCCCTGGCGCACGCGCTGCGCAGCGCCGGGTCGGACGGTCTCGTCTACCCGAGCGTGCGCGCGGAAGGGGCGGAGTGCGCGGCGCTGTTCTACCCCGACCTCGCGCGCGACGCGGTGCAGGGCCGCCACCTCGACTACCACTGGAACGGCGCGCGGGTGGACTACTACCGCGACCTGTCGGACGGCCGGGTGTTCCGGGTGCTGTAG
- a CDS encoding Dehydrogenase with different specificities: MPSTIVITGASSGIGRALAAAYARPGATLHLFGRDATRLEATAAAVAAHGGTAAIHAVDVCDAAAMAAALTAIDAATPVDLLVANAGISAGTRGGGESDAQTRAVFAVNIDGVLNTVLPLLAPMRARRKGQIAIVSSVAGFRGFAGAPAYCGSKAAVRVWGEGLRAEAAADGVAVSVVCPGFVETPMTGANGFPMPFLMQPDRAARIIRKGLARNRGRITFPWQMAVVGWFLRALPDALVDRLGRRLPRKPPQP; encoded by the coding sequence ATGCCGTCGACGATCGTGATCACCGGAGCCTCGAGCGGGATCGGCCGCGCGCTCGCCGCCGCCTATGCGCGCCCGGGGGCGACGCTGCATCTGTTCGGCCGCGACGCGACGCGGCTGGAGGCGACCGCGGCGGCGGTCGCGGCGCACGGCGGCACCGCCGCGATCCACGCCGTCGACGTGTGCGACGCGGCGGCGATGGCGGCGGCGCTGACCGCGATCGACGCGGCGACCCCGGTCGACCTGCTGGTGGCCAACGCGGGAATCTCCGCGGGCACCCGCGGCGGCGGCGAGAGCGACGCGCAGACCCGCGCGGTGTTCGCGGTCAACATCGACGGCGTGCTCAACACCGTGCTGCCGCTGCTCGCGCCGATGCGCGCGCGCCGCAAGGGGCAGATCGCGATCGTCAGTTCGGTGGCGGGGTTCCGGGGATTCGCGGGCGCGCCCGCCTACTGCGGGTCGAAGGCGGCGGTGCGGGTGTGGGGCGAGGGTCTGCGCGCCGAGGCGGCGGCCGACGGCGTCGCCGTCAGCGTCGTCTGCCCCGGATTCGTCGAGACGCCGATGACCGGCGCGAACGGCTTCCCGATGCCGTTCCTGATGCAACCGGATCGGGCCGCGCGAATTATCCGGAAAGGTCTGGCGCGCAACCGCGGCCGCATCACCTTCCCCTGGCAGATGGCGGTGGTCGGCTGGTTCCTGCGCGCGCTGCCGGACGCGCTGGTCGACCGCCTCGGCCGCCGCCTGCCGAGGAAACCCCCGCAACCCTGA
- a CDS encoding Transporter, Major facilitator superfamily (MFS) codes for MFRAIKNDWALFAGILMLVTAASLLTTLLTVRGAAVGFSTAQIGLIQAACPVGALLGSMYAPGLVGRVGHVRSFGALASVCSAAAVVHLMTDDPWAWGAMRFLAGLCFPGMFVIAESWLNAKADNRSRAGLLAIYFIATTSGNAMGPYFAGLPDADGTRLFGLASILISLCLVPLLVSRNPAPEIVGGERMPIRRFLQITPMAVVGVLLAGAITSTFQVALPLYGLRLGLDAASATQLLVIAALASAIAQFPIAWASDHTDRRLVVAAAALAGAVVCLLIATGLFAGVWVRLGVALAAAAFLPMYSLCAAHANDQLTPNQMVAASGTLVFTYNVGVIGGSFSGPSMIGVLGPHGFMLLLAALSTLMAALAIIRRRTTAAPLDTGRAHPVHPGAQAGVVMGEAAAEAAAATVAPEPEPAPAPA; via the coding sequence ATGTTCCGTGCGATCAAGAACGACTGGGCGCTGTTCGCGGGAATTCTGATGCTGGTGACGGCGGCGAGCCTGCTCACCACCCTGCTCACCGTCCGCGGCGCGGCGGTCGGCTTCTCCACCGCGCAGATCGGCCTGATCCAGGCGGCGTGCCCGGTCGGCGCGCTGCTGGGGTCGATGTACGCGCCCGGCCTGGTCGGACGGGTCGGCCACGTGCGGTCGTTCGGCGCCCTCGCCTCGGTGTGCTCGGCGGCCGCGGTGGTGCACCTGATGACCGACGATCCCTGGGCCTGGGGCGCGATGCGGTTTCTCGCGGGGCTGTGCTTCCCCGGCATGTTCGTGATCGCGGAAAGCTGGCTCAACGCCAAGGCCGACAACCGCTCGCGCGCCGGGCTGCTGGCGATCTACTTCATCGCCACCACCTCGGGCAACGCGATGGGGCCGTACTTCGCCGGTTTGCCGGACGCCGACGGCACCCGGCTGTTCGGCCTCGCCTCGATCCTGATCTCGCTGTGCCTGGTGCCGCTGCTGGTGTCGCGCAACCCGGCGCCCGAGATCGTCGGCGGCGAGCGCATGCCGATCCGCCGGTTCCTGCAAATCACGCCGATGGCGGTGGTGGGGGTGCTGCTGGCGGGGGCGATCACCTCGACCTTCCAGGTGGCGCTGCCGCTCTACGGCCTGCGCCTCGGCCTCGACGCGGCATCGGCGACGCAGCTTCTGGTGATCGCGGCGCTCGCCAGCGCGATCGCGCAGTTCCCGATCGCCTGGGCGTCGGACCACACCGACCGCCGCCTGGTGGTCGCGGCGGCGGCGCTGGCGGGCGCGGTCGTGTGCCTGCTGATCGCCACCGGATTGTTCGCGGGCGTGTGGGTGCGGCTCGGGGTCGCGCTCGCCGCCGCCGCGTTCCTGCCGATGTATTCGCTGTGCGCGGCGCACGCCAACGACCAACTCACCCCCAACCAGATGGTCGCGGCCTCGGGCACGCTGGTGTTCACCTACAACGTCGGGGTGATCGGCGGCAGCTTCTCCGGCCCGTCGATGATCGGCGTGCTCGGCCCGCACGGCTTCATGCTGCTGCTGGCGGCGCTCTCGACGCTGATGGCGGCGCTCGCGATCATCCGCCGCCGCACCACCGCGGCGCCGCTCGACACCGGCCGCGCCCACCCGGTGCACCCGGGCGCGCAGGCCGGGGTGGTGATGGGCGAAGCGGCGGCCGAGGCCGCCGCCGCCACCGTCGCCCCCGAGCCGGAGCCCGCGCCCGCGCCGGCCTGA
- a CDS encoding conserved hypothetical protein (Evidence 4 : Homologs of previously reported genes of unknown function), with amino-acid sequence MSETKGLVSMTGYARIEGRADDGTAWVWDLRSVNGKSLDARLRLPPGCEALEKPVRERLAQVAQRGSVSVSLTLARPVAASGLSINRAWLESLIQSAAETLARHPGAVTPPSFDGLLQVKGVIETAEAPPEDGAEAALHARLLADFDSAAAALAAARAEEGARLAAVVADHIDTIAGLVAAAAACEAARADTRKARLARAVADLLETTTLPEDRLTQELALLVTRFDVREELDRLASHIAAARALLAEASGIGRKFDFLCQEFNREANTLCSKSADAALTAVGLELKTVIDRLREQIQNIE; translated from the coding sequence ATGTCGGAGACCAAGGGACTGGTGAGCATGACCGGGTACGCCCGGATCGAGGGCAGGGCCGACGACGGAACCGCCTGGGTCTGGGACCTCCGCAGCGTCAACGGCAAGAGCCTCGACGCGCGCCTGCGCCTGCCGCCGGGGTGCGAAGCCCTGGAGAAGCCGGTGCGCGAACGCCTCGCCCAGGTCGCCCAGCGCGGCTCGGTGAGCGTATCCCTCACGCTCGCGCGCCCGGTCGCCGCGAGCGGGCTGTCGATCAACCGGGCGTGGCTCGAATCCCTGATCCAGTCCGCCGCCGAGACCCTCGCCCGCCATCCCGGCGCGGTGACGCCGCCGTCGTTCGACGGTCTCCTTCAGGTCAAGGGGGTGATCGAAACCGCCGAGGCTCCGCCCGAGGACGGCGCCGAGGCGGCGCTCCACGCCCGCCTCCTCGCCGACTTCGACTCCGCCGCCGCCGCGCTTGCCGCCGCCCGCGCCGAAGAGGGGGCGCGCCTCGCCGCGGTGGTCGCCGACCATATCGACACCATCGCCGGTCTCGTCGCCGCCGCCGCCGCCTGCGAGGCCGCCCGCGCCGACACCCGCAAGGCCCGCCTCGCCCGCGCGGTCGCCGATTTGCTGGAAACCACCACCCTTCCCGAGGATCGCCTGACCCAGGAACTCGCGCTGTTGGTCACCCGCTTCGACGTGCGGGAAGAGCTCGACCGCCTCGCCAGCCATATCGCCGCGGCGCGCGCGCTGCTCGCCGAGGCCTCCGGCATCGGCCGCAAGTTCGACTTCCTCTGCCAGGAGTTCAACCGCGAGGCCAACACCCTGTGCTCGAAGTCCGCCGACGCCGCGCTCACCGCCGTCGGCCTCGAACTCAAGACCGTCATCGACCGTCTGCGCGAGCAGATCCAGAACATCGAATAA
- the fabF gene encoding 3-oxoacyl-(acyl-carrier-protein) synthase II (Evidence 2a : Function of homologous gene experimentally demonstrated in an other organism; PubMedId : 10037680, 6988423, 7768872, 7972002, 9013860, 9482715; Product type e : enzyme) has translation MRRVVITGLGLLTPLGRGVKLNWDRLIKGENGFKRIDRFEVDDLAAQVAAMIPMGPNPGEFDADSVAPAKERRRMDDFIVYALAAAEDAVTDSGWTPDDEEARGRTGVMIGSGIGGLSAIAECAATLEKSGPRRVSPFFIPSSLINLASGHVSIKYGFTGPNHSAVTACATGAHAIGDAARLIMFGDADVMVAGGAEAAICRLGIAGFASAKALSTSYNDRPSESSRPWDKGRDGFVMGEGAGVVVLEEYEHAKARGAKIYAEVKGYGLSGDAYHITAPHPEGRGATRAMAMALKNAGLNPEDIGYINAHGTSTPLGDEIEVGAVKKVFGDHARALMMSSTKSAIGHLLGAAGAVEAIYSLLALRDGVVPPTLNLRDPSEGCDDIDLVPLQAKECKLEAVQSNSFGFGGTNASLILTKV, from the coding sequence CCTCGCCGCACAGGTCGCCGCGATGATCCCGATGGGCCCCAATCCGGGTGAATTCGATGCCGACAGCGTGGCTCCGGCCAAGGAACGCCGTCGCATGGACGATTTCATCGTCTACGCCCTCGCCGCCGCCGAAGACGCGGTGACCGATTCCGGCTGGACTCCCGACGACGAGGAAGCCCGCGGCCGCACCGGCGTGATGATCGGTTCCGGCATCGGCGGCCTTTCGGCGATCGCCGAATGCGCCGCGACCCTCGAAAAGTCCGGCCCGCGCCGGGTTTCGCCGTTCTTCATTCCGTCGAGCCTGATCAACCTGGCCTCCGGCCACGTGTCGATCAAATACGGCTTCACCGGCCCCAACCATTCGGCGGTCACCGCCTGCGCCACCGGCGCGCACGCGATCGGCGACGCCGCGCGGCTGATCATGTTCGGCGACGCCGACGTGATGGTCGCGGGCGGCGCGGAAGCGGCGATCTGCCGCCTCGGCATCGCCGGGTTCGCCTCGGCGAAGGCGCTCTCCACCTCCTACAACGACCGTCCGTCGGAATCCTCCCGTCCGTGGGACAAGGGCCGCGACGGCTTCGTGATGGGCGAGGGCGCGGGCGTGGTGGTGCTCGAGGAATACGAGCACGCCAAGGCGCGCGGCGCGAAGATCTACGCAGAGGTGAAGGGCTACGGCCTGTCGGGCGACGCCTACCACATCACCGCCCCGCATCCCGAGGGCCGCGGCGCGACCCGCGCGATGGCGATGGCGCTCAAGAACGCCGGGCTCAATCCCGAGGACATCGGCTACATCAACGCGCACGGCACCTCCACCCCGCTCGGCGACGAGATCGAGGTGGGTGCGGTGAAGAAGGTGTTCGGCGACCACGCCCGCGCCCTCATGATGTCCTCGACCAAGTCGGCGATCGGCCACCTTCTCGGCGCCGCGGGCGCGGTCGAGGCGATCTATTCGTTGCTGGCGCTGCGCGACGGCGTGGTGCCGCCGACGCTGAACCTGCGCGATCCGTCGGAAGGCTGCGACGACATCGATCTGGTTCCGCTTCAGGCGAAGGAATGCAAGCTCGAAGCGGTGCAGTCCAACTCGTTCGGCTTCGGCGGCACCAACGCCTCGCTGATCCTCACCAAGGTCTGA
- a CDS encoding 6-phosphogluconate dehydrogenase, which translates to MTHPRIGWIGLGHMGAPMAANLAKAGVPLTVYNRTPRDLPGIKVPVAASAAEAARGADIVVTMVSDDAAEEAVLFGPGGVAEALAPGQVVVNMGTVSPKLAVSVAERLAKRGVAALDAPVSGSVKPATDATLVILVGGAAEALETARPMFELLGKRTVHFGGPGQGARAKLAINLMLGVVMQGLAEAVTFGEASGLDTAALLDAIGESALASPLVAIKLAAIREGNFAAAFPLKHMAKDLRLASDAAAGAPIPAAEVVRGSYELAVNDGLGDKDVIAILESLRNA; encoded by the coding sequence ATGACACATCCGAGAATCGGCTGGATCGGCCTTGGCCACATGGGCGCGCCGATGGCCGCCAATCTGGCGAAGGCCGGGGTTCCGCTCACGGTCTACAACCGCACGCCCAGGGATCTGCCCGGCATCAAGGTTCCGGTCGCGGCGAGCGCGGCGGAGGCGGCGCGGGGCGCCGACATCGTCGTCACCATGGTGTCGGACGACGCGGCGGAGGAAGCGGTGCTGTTCGGCCCCGGCGGGGTGGCCGAGGCGCTCGCCCCCGGGCAGGTGGTGGTGAACATGGGCACGGTGTCGCCGAAGCTCGCCGTCTCGGTCGCCGAGCGGCTGGCGAAGCGGGGCGTCGCCGCGCTCGACGCGCCGGTCTCGGGTTCGGTGAAACCGGCGACCGACGCGACCCTGGTGATTCTCGTCGGCGGCGCGGCCGAGGCGCTCGAAACCGCGCGTCCGATGTTCGAACTGCTCGGCAAGCGCACCGTCCACTTCGGCGGGCCGGGGCAGGGCGCGCGCGCCAAGCTCGCGATCAACCTGATGCTCGGGGTGGTGATGCAGGGCCTCGCCGAGGCGGTGACGTTCGGCGAGGCGAGCGGCCTCGACACCGCCGCCCTGCTCGACGCGATCGGCGAATCGGCGCTCGCCTCGCCGCTGGTGGCGATCAAGCTGGCGGCGATCCGCGAGGGCAACTTCGCCGCCGCGTTCCCGCTCAAGCACATGGCGAAGGATCTGCGCCTCGCCTCCGACGCGGCGGCGGGCGCGCCGATTCCGGCGGCCGAGGTGGTGCGCGGCAGCTACGAACTCGCGGTCAACGACGGCCTCGGCGACAAGGACGTCATCGCGATCCTCGAGTCCCTGCGCAACGCCTGA